A region from the Panicum hallii strain FIL2 chromosome 1, PHallii_v3.1, whole genome shotgun sequence genome encodes:
- the LOC112883496 gene encoding BOI-related E3 ubiquitin-protein ligase 1-like isoform X1: protein MDGEAFRVGAHLRSLHPSAAMEDPIQTQNQNQFLFNAKSTPLQLQLFGSPAVPAVGPSGYINYTGNSHLSVTNQARNTNIDTGNEKQLKLQMSLNNYHQQDADQLARVGNPSAVSTGLRLSYEDDEHNSSITSGSGSMSSLPTTMSLVDDLMAEIDNENKEISYYLRLQAEQIGKQMKEVNQRRMISFLANLERAVGKKLREKELEAEAMNRKSKELNEQIRQVALEVQSWQSAALYNQSVANSLKSRLMEVVAQNTNLTREGSGDSEEDNAVSSQNPNPGAPGGFFQSSLLGGRSTTATVGLGACRWCGGKEASVLVMPCRHLCLCVDCERVSDVCPVCRFPKSGSVEINMS, encoded by the exons ATGGACGGGGAGGCGTTCCGGGTGGGTGCCCACCTGCGCTCTTTGCACCCCTCGGCCGCCATGGAGGATCCGATTCAGACCCAGAACCAGAACCAGTTCCTGTTTAATGCAAAGTCCACGCCCCTGCAGCTGCAGCTGTTCGGAAGCCCCGCGG TCCCCGCGGTTGGTCCTTCTGGTTATATTAATTACACTGGAAACAGCCACCTTTCTGTTACGAACCAAGCAAGGAACACAAACATTGATACAGGGAATGAGAAGCAGCTGAAGCTTCAAATGTCCTTGAACAACTATCATCAACAGGATGCTGATCAATTGGCACGTGTTGGCAATCCAAGTGCTGTATCAACCGGTTTAAGGCTGTCCTATGAGGACGATGAGCACAATTCGTCTATCACATCTGGTAGTGGTAGCATGTCCTCGTTGCCTACTACGATGTCTCTTGTTGATGATCTTATGGCTGAAATTGACAATGAAAACAAAGAGATTAGCTATTACTTAAGACTTCAG GCTGAGCAAATAGGCAAGCAGATGAAGGAGGTGAACCAGCGGCGGATGATATCTTTCCTGGCAAATCTCGAACGAGCAGTAGGAAAGAAGCTGAGGGAGAAGGAACTGGAGGCGGAGGCCATGAACAGGAAGAGCAAGGAACTGAACGAGCAGATAAGGCAAGTTGCCCTAGAAGTCCAGTCGTGGCAGTCAGCTGCTCTGTACAACCAGTCGGTCGCCAACAGCCTCAAGAGCAGGCTGATGGAAGTGGTGGCGCAAAACACCAACCTGACCAGGGAAGGCTCCGGCGACAGTGAGGAGGACAATGCAGTCTCCAGCCAGAATCCCAACCCCGGAGCACCTGGGGGCTTCTTCCAGTCCAGCCTCCTTGGAGGCCGGAGCACGACGGCAACCGTTGGGCTGGGGGCCTGCAGGTGGTGCGGCGGGAAGGAGGCGTCGGTGCTGGTGATGCCGTGCCGCCACCTCTGCCTGTGCGTAGACTGCGAGAGGGTCTCTGATGTGTGCCCAGTCTGCAGGTTCCCCAAGAGCGGCAGCGTTGAGATCAACATGTCCTGA
- the LOC112883496 gene encoding E3 ubiquitin-protein ligase BOI-like isoform X2 — MDGEAFRVGAHLRSLHPSAAMEDPIQTQNQNQFLFNAKSTPLQLQLFGSPAVPAVGPSGYINYTGNSHLSVTNQARNTNIDTGNEKQLKLQMSLNNYHQQDADQLARVGNPSAVSTGLRLSYEDDEHNSSITSGSGSMSSLPTTMSLVDDLMAEIDNENKEISYYLRLQAEQIGKQMKEVNQRRMISFLANLERAVGKKLREKELEAEAMNRKSKELNEQIRQVALEVQSWQSAALYNQSVANSLKSRLMEVVAQNTNLTREGSGDSEEDNAVSSQNPNPGAPGGFFQSSLLGGRSTTATVGLGACRWCGGKEASVLVPQERQR, encoded by the exons ATGGACGGGGAGGCGTTCCGGGTGGGTGCCCACCTGCGCTCTTTGCACCCCTCGGCCGCCATGGAGGATCCGATTCAGACCCAGAACCAGAACCAGTTCCTGTTTAATGCAAAGTCCACGCCCCTGCAGCTGCAGCTGTTCGGAAGCCCCGCGG TCCCCGCGGTTGGTCCTTCTGGTTATATTAATTACACTGGAAACAGCCACCTTTCTGTTACGAACCAAGCAAGGAACACAAACATTGATACAGGGAATGAGAAGCAGCTGAAGCTTCAAATGTCCTTGAACAACTATCATCAACAGGATGCTGATCAATTGGCACGTGTTGGCAATCCAAGTGCTGTATCAACCGGTTTAAGGCTGTCCTATGAGGACGATGAGCACAATTCGTCTATCACATCTGGTAGTGGTAGCATGTCCTCGTTGCCTACTACGATGTCTCTTGTTGATGATCTTATGGCTGAAATTGACAATGAAAACAAAGAGATTAGCTATTACTTAAGACTTCAG GCTGAGCAAATAGGCAAGCAGATGAAGGAGGTGAACCAGCGGCGGATGATATCTTTCCTGGCAAATCTCGAACGAGCAGTAGGAAAGAAGCTGAGGGAGAAGGAACTGGAGGCGGAGGCCATGAACAGGAAGAGCAAGGAACTGAACGAGCAGATAAGGCAAGTTGCCCTAGAAGTCCAGTCGTGGCAGTCAGCTGCTCTGTACAACCAGTCGGTCGCCAACAGCCTCAAGAGCAGGCTGATGGAAGTGGTGGCGCAAAACACCAACCTGACCAGGGAAGGCTCCGGCGACAGTGAGGAGGACAATGCAGTCTCCAGCCAGAATCCCAACCCCGGAGCACCTGGGGGCTTCTTCCAGTCCAGCCTCCTTGGAGGCCGGAGCACGACGGCAACCGTTGGGCTGGGGGCCTGCAGGTGGTGCGGCGGGAAGGAGGCGTCGGTGCTG GTTCCCCAAGAGCGGCAGCGTTGA